A genomic region of Bombus terrestris chromosome 12, iyBomTerr1.2, whole genome shotgun sequence contains the following coding sequences:
- the LOC100648178 gene encoding AP-1 complex subunit gamma-1 isoform X3, with product MNASEHGFNPAFNMASIKQAFNEAVERVSTVRMPAPTRLRDLIRQIRAARTAAEERTVVNKECAYIRSTFREEDSVWRCRNIAKLLYIHMLGYPAHFGQLECLKLIASPRFTDKRIGYLGAMLLLDERQDVHLLITNCLKNDLNSSTQFVIGLALCTLGAIASPEMARDLASEVERLMKSANAYIRKKAALCAFRIIRRVPELMEMFLPATRSLITEKNHGVLITGVTLITEMCENSVDTLNHFKKECGHREIVPNLVRILKNLILAGYSPEHDVSGVSDPFLQVKILRLLRILGRNDIDASEAMNDILAQVATNTETSKNVGNTILYETVLSIMDIKSESGLRVLAVNILGRFLLNNDKNIRYVALNTLLKTVYVDTSAVQRHRSTILECLKDPDVSIRRRAMELSFALVNSNNIRNMMKELLLFLERADPEFKAQCSSNIVMSAERFAPNKRWHLETLFKVLVAAGNYVRDDVVACTIQLISETQSQQSYAVSALWKALEKDTSDKQPLAQVATWCIGEYGDLLLYGPPSEDIDTPVNLTEDEVIDVYQRLLWSPQNTVVTKQYTLLSLTKLSTRFQKGNEKIRQIIDTFGSNLHIELQQRGIEFSQLFRKYDHLRPALLERMPPMETARPQANGIIGMVNGEPEPEEDKSSVLEASTPPSDSSALLDLLGTTDLGMSSSVSNKSPPSNSTNTVNNNDLLDLLGSLDLSAPTSTSTLPQTQTPLQIFSPTNTTNFLVDGLLNSSSIQNDTLSMIVLDKAGLKITFKLERPPDIADLLIINMSAQNSGSAILTDFLFQAAVPKTFQLQMLSPSSTVIPPSGQVTQVLKVTNINKVPLRMRLRISYTGPTGPVLEQTEVNNFPSLTLQ from the exons ATGAATGCTTCAGAACACgg GTTTAACCCAGCCTTTAATATGGCCTCCATAAAACAAGCATTTAATGAAGCAGTAGAAAGAG TCTCAACAGTTAGAATGCCTGCACCAACTCGATTGAGGGATCTCATCAGACAAATAAGAGCTGCTAGAACTGCAGCAGAAGAAAGGACAGTTGTTAACAAGGAATGTGCTTATATTCGTTCAACATTCAGAGAAGAAGATAGTGTATGGAGATGTCGCAATATTGCGaaacttttatatattcatatgcTTGG ATATCCAGCTCATTTTGGCCAACTAGAATGTCTAAAACTTATTGCATCCCCAAGGTTCACAGACAAACGAATTGGTTACTTAGGTGCAATGTTACTGCTAGATGAACGACAAGATGTTCatcttttaattacaaattgtttaaaaaa TGATTTAAATAGCTCCACACAATTTGTTATTGGTTTGGCATTATGTACTTTGGGTGCAATTGCATCACCAGAAATGGCCAGGGATTTGGCATCTGAAGTTGAAAGGCTAATGAAGTCAGCAAATGCATATATTCGAAAAAAAGCAGCACTTTGTGCATTCAGAATTATTAGACGTGTACCAGAGTTAATGGAAATGTTTCTACCTGCTACTCGTAGTTTAATTACAGAGAAAAACCATGGTGTATTAATTACAGGTGTCACACTTATTACAGAAATGTGTGAAAACAGTGTTGATACATTGAATCATTTTAAAAAG GAATGCGGCCATCGAGAG atTGTGCCAAATCTTGTGAGGatcttaaaaaatttaatactagCTGGATATTCTCCAGAACATGATGTATCTGGAGTATCTGACCCGTTCCTTCAAGTAAAAATATTACGTCTCCTTCGAATTTTGGGACGTAATGATATCGATGCATCCGAAGCAATGAACGATATACTTGCACAAGTTGCAACTAATACAGAAACTAGCAAAAATGTTGGAAACACTATATTATATGAAACTGTATTATCTATTATGGATATAAAATCTGAAAGTGGACTGAGAGTGTTAGCAGTGAATATATTAGgtcgatttttattaaataacgaTAAGAACATTCGATATGTTGCTTTGAATACGTTATTAAAAACAGTTTATGTAGATACAAGTGCAGTACAAAGACATCGCTCAACAATCCTG GAGTGTCTAAAAGATCCAGATGTATCGATTAGAAGACGAGCTATGGAGCTTAGTTTTGCACTTGTAAATTCAAACAATATTAGGAACATGATGAAAGAGTTATTACTTTTTTTGGAACGTGCTGATCCAGAATTTAAAGCGCAATGTAGTAGTAACATAGTAATGTCTGCCGAAAGATTTGCGCCAAATAAACGTTGGCATCTTGAAACGTTATTCAAAGTTCTTGTTGCT GCTGGTAATTATGTTCGAGATGATGTAGTAGCATGCACCATTCAGTTAATTTCAGAAACCCAATCACAGCAAAGCTATGCTGTCAGTGCATTGTGGAAAGCACTGGAAAAAGATACATCCGATAAGCAACCTTTGGCTCAAGTAGCAACATGGTGTATTGGTGAATATGGTGATTTATTACTGTATGGACCACCATCAGAAGATATAGATACTCCTGTCAAT ttAACAGAAGATGAAGTTATTGATGTTTATCAAAGGTTACTCTGGAGTCCACAAAATACAGTGGTCACGAAACAATATACATTATTATCTCTCACAAAACTTAGCACAAGATTTCAGAAGGGTAATGA aaaAATTCGTCAAATAATTGATACATTTGGAAGCAATTTACATATAGAATTGCAACAACGAGGTATCGAATTTTCACAGTTGTTCAGAAAATATGATCATTTACGACCTGCATTACTTGAAAGAATGCCTCCTATGGAAACTGCTAGACCACAAGCTAATGGAATTATTGGTATGGTAAATGGTGAACCAGAACCAGAAGAAGATAAATCTTCAGTTTTGGAAGCGAGTACTCCACCATCTGATTCA agTGCACTTCTAGATTTGCTGGGAACCACCGACTTAGGAATGTCATCTTCTGTATCAAATAAAAGTCCACCTTCTAATTCAACAAATACAGTAAACAATAATGATCTTTTGGATCTACTTGGTAGTTTGGATTTAAGTGCACCTACATCTACATCTACACTGCCACAGACACAAACGCCATTACAAATATTTAGTCCCACTAACACAACAAACTTTTTAGTGGATGGTTTGCTTAATTCATCATCAATTCAAAATG ATACACTTTCTATGATCGTATTGGATAAAGCAGGACTTAAAATAACCTTCAAATTGGAAAGACCGCCAGACATTgctgatttattaattattaatatgtcAGCACAAAATTCTGGAAGTGCTATATTGACAGATTTTCTGTTTCAAGCAGCAGTTCCTAAG acATTCCAACTACAAATGTTGTCACCATCAAGCACAGTCATTCCTCCTTCTGGACAAGTTACTCAAGTATTGAAAGTTACAAATATCAACAAA gTACCTCTAAGAATGAGATTACGTATATCTTACACTGGACCAACAGGACCAGTTTTGGAACAAACGGAAGTGAATAATTTTCCTTCCCTAACATTGCAGTGA
- the LOC100648178 gene encoding AP-1 complex subunit gamma-1 isoform X2 translates to MWTYYESEDWSVLPPELNRRFNPAFNMASIKQAFNEAVERVRMPAPTRLRDLIRQIRAARTAAEERTVVNKECAYIRSTFREEDSVWRCRNIAKLLYIHMLGYPAHFGQLECLKLIASPRFTDKRIGYLGAMLLLDERQDVHLLITNCLKNDLNSSTQFVIGLALCTLGAIASPEMARDLASEVERLMKSANAYIRKKAALCAFRIIRRVPELMEMFLPATRSLITEKNHGVLITGVTLITEMCENSVDTLNHFKKIVPNLVRILKNLILAGYSPEHDVSGVSDPFLQVKILRLLRILGRNDIDASEAMNDILAQVATNTETSKNVGNTILYETVLSIMDIKSESGLRVLAVNILGRFLLNNDKNIRYVALNTLLKTVYVDTSAVQRHRSTILECLKDPDVSIRRRAMELSFALVNSNNIRNMMKELLLFLERADPEFKAQCSSNIVMSAERFAPNKRWHLETLFKVLVAAGNYVRDDVVACTIQLISETQSQQSYAVSALWKALEKDTSDKQPLAQVATWCIGEYGDLLLYGPPSEDIDTPVNLTEDEVIDVYQRLLWSPQNTVVTKQYTLLSLTKLSTRFQKGNEKIRQIIDTFGSNLHIELQQRGIEFSQLFRKYDHLRPALLERMPPMETARPQANGIIGMVNGEPEPEEDKSSVLEASTPPSDSSALLDLLGTTDLGMSSSVSNKSPPSNSTNTVNNNDLLDLLGSLDLSAPTSTSTLPQTQTPLQIFSPTNTTNFLVDGLLNSSSIQNDTLSMIVLDKAGLKITFKLERPPDIADLLIINMSAQNSGSAILTDFLFQAAVPKTFQLQMLSPSSTVIPPSGQVTQVLKVTNINKVPLRMRLRISYTGPTGPVLEQTEVNNFPSLTLQ, encoded by the exons ATGTGGACATATTACGAATCTGAAGATTGGAGTGTTTTACCACCAGAATTGAATAGAAG GTTTAACCCAGCCTTTAATATGGCCTCCATAAAACAAGCATTTAATGAAGCAGTAGAAAGAG TTAGAATGCCTGCACCAACTCGATTGAGGGATCTCATCAGACAAATAAGAGCTGCTAGAACTGCAGCAGAAGAAAGGACAGTTGTTAACAAGGAATGTGCTTATATTCGTTCAACATTCAGAGAAGAAGATAGTGTATGGAGATGTCGCAATATTGCGaaacttttatatattcatatgcTTGG ATATCCAGCTCATTTTGGCCAACTAGAATGTCTAAAACTTATTGCATCCCCAAGGTTCACAGACAAACGAATTGGTTACTTAGGTGCAATGTTACTGCTAGATGAACGACAAGATGTTCatcttttaattacaaattgtttaaaaaa TGATTTAAATAGCTCCACACAATTTGTTATTGGTTTGGCATTATGTACTTTGGGTGCAATTGCATCACCAGAAATGGCCAGGGATTTGGCATCTGAAGTTGAAAGGCTAATGAAGTCAGCAAATGCATATATTCGAAAAAAAGCAGCACTTTGTGCATTCAGAATTATTAGACGTGTACCAGAGTTAATGGAAATGTTTCTACCTGCTACTCGTAGTTTAATTACAGAGAAAAACCATGGTGTATTAATTACAGGTGTCACACTTATTACAGAAATGTGTGAAAACAGTGTTGATACATTGAATCATTTTAAAAAG atTGTGCCAAATCTTGTGAGGatcttaaaaaatttaatactagCTGGATATTCTCCAGAACATGATGTATCTGGAGTATCTGACCCGTTCCTTCAAGTAAAAATATTACGTCTCCTTCGAATTTTGGGACGTAATGATATCGATGCATCCGAAGCAATGAACGATATACTTGCACAAGTTGCAACTAATACAGAAACTAGCAAAAATGTTGGAAACACTATATTATATGAAACTGTATTATCTATTATGGATATAAAATCTGAAAGTGGACTGAGAGTGTTAGCAGTGAATATATTAGgtcgatttttattaaataacgaTAAGAACATTCGATATGTTGCTTTGAATACGTTATTAAAAACAGTTTATGTAGATACAAGTGCAGTACAAAGACATCGCTCAACAATCCTG GAGTGTCTAAAAGATCCAGATGTATCGATTAGAAGACGAGCTATGGAGCTTAGTTTTGCACTTGTAAATTCAAACAATATTAGGAACATGATGAAAGAGTTATTACTTTTTTTGGAACGTGCTGATCCAGAATTTAAAGCGCAATGTAGTAGTAACATAGTAATGTCTGCCGAAAGATTTGCGCCAAATAAACGTTGGCATCTTGAAACGTTATTCAAAGTTCTTGTTGCT GCTGGTAATTATGTTCGAGATGATGTAGTAGCATGCACCATTCAGTTAATTTCAGAAACCCAATCACAGCAAAGCTATGCTGTCAGTGCATTGTGGAAAGCACTGGAAAAAGATACATCCGATAAGCAACCTTTGGCTCAAGTAGCAACATGGTGTATTGGTGAATATGGTGATTTATTACTGTATGGACCACCATCAGAAGATATAGATACTCCTGTCAAT ttAACAGAAGATGAAGTTATTGATGTTTATCAAAGGTTACTCTGGAGTCCACAAAATACAGTGGTCACGAAACAATATACATTATTATCTCTCACAAAACTTAGCACAAGATTTCAGAAGGGTAATGA aaaAATTCGTCAAATAATTGATACATTTGGAAGCAATTTACATATAGAATTGCAACAACGAGGTATCGAATTTTCACAGTTGTTCAGAAAATATGATCATTTACGACCTGCATTACTTGAAAGAATGCCTCCTATGGAAACTGCTAGACCACAAGCTAATGGAATTATTGGTATGGTAAATGGTGAACCAGAACCAGAAGAAGATAAATCTTCAGTTTTGGAAGCGAGTACTCCACCATCTGATTCA agTGCACTTCTAGATTTGCTGGGAACCACCGACTTAGGAATGTCATCTTCTGTATCAAATAAAAGTCCACCTTCTAATTCAACAAATACAGTAAACAATAATGATCTTTTGGATCTACTTGGTAGTTTGGATTTAAGTGCACCTACATCTACATCTACACTGCCACAGACACAAACGCCATTACAAATATTTAGTCCCACTAACACAACAAACTTTTTAGTGGATGGTTTGCTTAATTCATCATCAATTCAAAATG ATACACTTTCTATGATCGTATTGGATAAAGCAGGACTTAAAATAACCTTCAAATTGGAAAGACCGCCAGACATTgctgatttattaattattaatatgtcAGCACAAAATTCTGGAAGTGCTATATTGACAGATTTTCTGTTTCAAGCAGCAGTTCCTAAG acATTCCAACTACAAATGTTGTCACCATCAAGCACAGTCATTCCTCCTTCTGGACAAGTTACTCAAGTATTGAAAGTTACAAATATCAACAAA gTACCTCTAAGAATGAGATTACGTATATCTTACACTGGACCAACAGGACCAGTTTTGGAACAAACGGAAGTGAATAATTTTCCTTCCCTAACATTGCAGTGA
- the LOC100648178 gene encoding AP-1 complex subunit gamma-1 isoform X1 — MWTYYESEDWSVLPPELNRRFNPAFNMASIKQAFNEAVERVRMPAPTRLRDLIRQIRAARTAAEERTVVNKECAYIRSTFREEDSVWRCRNIAKLLYIHMLGYPAHFGQLECLKLIASPRFTDKRIGYLGAMLLLDERQDVHLLITNCLKNDLNSSTQFVIGLALCTLGAIASPEMARDLASEVERLMKSANAYIRKKAALCAFRIIRRVPELMEMFLPATRSLITEKNHGVLITGVTLITEMCENSVDTLNHFKKECGHREIVPNLVRILKNLILAGYSPEHDVSGVSDPFLQVKILRLLRILGRNDIDASEAMNDILAQVATNTETSKNVGNTILYETVLSIMDIKSESGLRVLAVNILGRFLLNNDKNIRYVALNTLLKTVYVDTSAVQRHRSTILECLKDPDVSIRRRAMELSFALVNSNNIRNMMKELLLFLERADPEFKAQCSSNIVMSAERFAPNKRWHLETLFKVLVAAGNYVRDDVVACTIQLISETQSQQSYAVSALWKALEKDTSDKQPLAQVATWCIGEYGDLLLYGPPSEDIDTPVNLTEDEVIDVYQRLLWSPQNTVVTKQYTLLSLTKLSTRFQKGNEKIRQIIDTFGSNLHIELQQRGIEFSQLFRKYDHLRPALLERMPPMETARPQANGIIGMVNGEPEPEEDKSSVLEASTPPSDSSALLDLLGTTDLGMSSSVSNKSPPSNSTNTVNNNDLLDLLGSLDLSAPTSTSTLPQTQTPLQIFSPTNTTNFLVDGLLNSSSIQNDTLSMIVLDKAGLKITFKLERPPDIADLLIINMSAQNSGSAILTDFLFQAAVPKTFQLQMLSPSSTVIPPSGQVTQVLKVTNINKVPLRMRLRISYTGPTGPVLEQTEVNNFPSLTLQ; from the exons ATGTGGACATATTACGAATCTGAAGATTGGAGTGTTTTACCACCAGAATTGAATAGAAG GTTTAACCCAGCCTTTAATATGGCCTCCATAAAACAAGCATTTAATGAAGCAGTAGAAAGAG TTAGAATGCCTGCACCAACTCGATTGAGGGATCTCATCAGACAAATAAGAGCTGCTAGAACTGCAGCAGAAGAAAGGACAGTTGTTAACAAGGAATGTGCTTATATTCGTTCAACATTCAGAGAAGAAGATAGTGTATGGAGATGTCGCAATATTGCGaaacttttatatattcatatgcTTGG ATATCCAGCTCATTTTGGCCAACTAGAATGTCTAAAACTTATTGCATCCCCAAGGTTCACAGACAAACGAATTGGTTACTTAGGTGCAATGTTACTGCTAGATGAACGACAAGATGTTCatcttttaattacaaattgtttaaaaaa TGATTTAAATAGCTCCACACAATTTGTTATTGGTTTGGCATTATGTACTTTGGGTGCAATTGCATCACCAGAAATGGCCAGGGATTTGGCATCTGAAGTTGAAAGGCTAATGAAGTCAGCAAATGCATATATTCGAAAAAAAGCAGCACTTTGTGCATTCAGAATTATTAGACGTGTACCAGAGTTAATGGAAATGTTTCTACCTGCTACTCGTAGTTTAATTACAGAGAAAAACCATGGTGTATTAATTACAGGTGTCACACTTATTACAGAAATGTGTGAAAACAGTGTTGATACATTGAATCATTTTAAAAAG GAATGCGGCCATCGAGAG atTGTGCCAAATCTTGTGAGGatcttaaaaaatttaatactagCTGGATATTCTCCAGAACATGATGTATCTGGAGTATCTGACCCGTTCCTTCAAGTAAAAATATTACGTCTCCTTCGAATTTTGGGACGTAATGATATCGATGCATCCGAAGCAATGAACGATATACTTGCACAAGTTGCAACTAATACAGAAACTAGCAAAAATGTTGGAAACACTATATTATATGAAACTGTATTATCTATTATGGATATAAAATCTGAAAGTGGACTGAGAGTGTTAGCAGTGAATATATTAGgtcgatttttattaaataacgaTAAGAACATTCGATATGTTGCTTTGAATACGTTATTAAAAACAGTTTATGTAGATACAAGTGCAGTACAAAGACATCGCTCAACAATCCTG GAGTGTCTAAAAGATCCAGATGTATCGATTAGAAGACGAGCTATGGAGCTTAGTTTTGCACTTGTAAATTCAAACAATATTAGGAACATGATGAAAGAGTTATTACTTTTTTTGGAACGTGCTGATCCAGAATTTAAAGCGCAATGTAGTAGTAACATAGTAATGTCTGCCGAAAGATTTGCGCCAAATAAACGTTGGCATCTTGAAACGTTATTCAAAGTTCTTGTTGCT GCTGGTAATTATGTTCGAGATGATGTAGTAGCATGCACCATTCAGTTAATTTCAGAAACCCAATCACAGCAAAGCTATGCTGTCAGTGCATTGTGGAAAGCACTGGAAAAAGATACATCCGATAAGCAACCTTTGGCTCAAGTAGCAACATGGTGTATTGGTGAATATGGTGATTTATTACTGTATGGACCACCATCAGAAGATATAGATACTCCTGTCAAT ttAACAGAAGATGAAGTTATTGATGTTTATCAAAGGTTACTCTGGAGTCCACAAAATACAGTGGTCACGAAACAATATACATTATTATCTCTCACAAAACTTAGCACAAGATTTCAGAAGGGTAATGA aaaAATTCGTCAAATAATTGATACATTTGGAAGCAATTTACATATAGAATTGCAACAACGAGGTATCGAATTTTCACAGTTGTTCAGAAAATATGATCATTTACGACCTGCATTACTTGAAAGAATGCCTCCTATGGAAACTGCTAGACCACAAGCTAATGGAATTATTGGTATGGTAAATGGTGAACCAGAACCAGAAGAAGATAAATCTTCAGTTTTGGAAGCGAGTACTCCACCATCTGATTCA agTGCACTTCTAGATTTGCTGGGAACCACCGACTTAGGAATGTCATCTTCTGTATCAAATAAAAGTCCACCTTCTAATTCAACAAATACAGTAAACAATAATGATCTTTTGGATCTACTTGGTAGTTTGGATTTAAGTGCACCTACATCTACATCTACACTGCCACAGACACAAACGCCATTACAAATATTTAGTCCCACTAACACAACAAACTTTTTAGTGGATGGTTTGCTTAATTCATCATCAATTCAAAATG ATACACTTTCTATGATCGTATTGGATAAAGCAGGACTTAAAATAACCTTCAAATTGGAAAGACCGCCAGACATTgctgatttattaattattaatatgtcAGCACAAAATTCTGGAAGTGCTATATTGACAGATTTTCTGTTTCAAGCAGCAGTTCCTAAG acATTCCAACTACAAATGTTGTCACCATCAAGCACAGTCATTCCTCCTTCTGGACAAGTTACTCAAGTATTGAAAGTTACAAATATCAACAAA gTACCTCTAAGAATGAGATTACGTATATCTTACACTGGACCAACAGGACCAGTTTTGGAACAAACGGAAGTGAATAATTTTCCTTCCCTAACATTGCAGTGA
- the LOC100648178 gene encoding AP-1 complex subunit gamma-1 isoform X5: MNASEHGFNPAFNMASIKQAFNEAVERVRMPAPTRLRDLIRQIRAARTAAEERTVVNKECAYIRSTFREEDSVWRCRNIAKLLYIHMLGYPAHFGQLECLKLIASPRFTDKRIGYLGAMLLLDERQDVHLLITNCLKNDLNSSTQFVIGLALCTLGAIASPEMARDLASEVERLMKSANAYIRKKAALCAFRIIRRVPELMEMFLPATRSLITEKNHGVLITGVTLITEMCENSVDTLNHFKKIVPNLVRILKNLILAGYSPEHDVSGVSDPFLQVKILRLLRILGRNDIDASEAMNDILAQVATNTETSKNVGNTILYETVLSIMDIKSESGLRVLAVNILGRFLLNNDKNIRYVALNTLLKTVYVDTSAVQRHRSTILECLKDPDVSIRRRAMELSFALVNSNNIRNMMKELLLFLERADPEFKAQCSSNIVMSAERFAPNKRWHLETLFKVLVAAGNYVRDDVVACTIQLISETQSQQSYAVSALWKALEKDTSDKQPLAQVATWCIGEYGDLLLYGPPSEDIDTPVNLTEDEVIDVYQRLLWSPQNTVVTKQYTLLSLTKLSTRFQKGNEKIRQIIDTFGSNLHIELQQRGIEFSQLFRKYDHLRPALLERMPPMETARPQANGIIGMVNGEPEPEEDKSSVLEASTPPSDSSALLDLLGTTDLGMSSSVSNKSPPSNSTNTVNNNDLLDLLGSLDLSAPTSTSTLPQTQTPLQIFSPTNTTNFLVDGLLNSSSIQNDTLSMIVLDKAGLKITFKLERPPDIADLLIINMSAQNSGSAILTDFLFQAAVPKTFQLQMLSPSSTVIPPSGQVTQVLKVTNINKVPLRMRLRISYTGPTGPVLEQTEVNNFPSLTLQ; this comes from the exons ATGAATGCTTCAGAACACgg GTTTAACCCAGCCTTTAATATGGCCTCCATAAAACAAGCATTTAATGAAGCAGTAGAAAGAG TTAGAATGCCTGCACCAACTCGATTGAGGGATCTCATCAGACAAATAAGAGCTGCTAGAACTGCAGCAGAAGAAAGGACAGTTGTTAACAAGGAATGTGCTTATATTCGTTCAACATTCAGAGAAGAAGATAGTGTATGGAGATGTCGCAATATTGCGaaacttttatatattcatatgcTTGG ATATCCAGCTCATTTTGGCCAACTAGAATGTCTAAAACTTATTGCATCCCCAAGGTTCACAGACAAACGAATTGGTTACTTAGGTGCAATGTTACTGCTAGATGAACGACAAGATGTTCatcttttaattacaaattgtttaaaaaa TGATTTAAATAGCTCCACACAATTTGTTATTGGTTTGGCATTATGTACTTTGGGTGCAATTGCATCACCAGAAATGGCCAGGGATTTGGCATCTGAAGTTGAAAGGCTAATGAAGTCAGCAAATGCATATATTCGAAAAAAAGCAGCACTTTGTGCATTCAGAATTATTAGACGTGTACCAGAGTTAATGGAAATGTTTCTACCTGCTACTCGTAGTTTAATTACAGAGAAAAACCATGGTGTATTAATTACAGGTGTCACACTTATTACAGAAATGTGTGAAAACAGTGTTGATACATTGAATCATTTTAAAAAG atTGTGCCAAATCTTGTGAGGatcttaaaaaatttaatactagCTGGATATTCTCCAGAACATGATGTATCTGGAGTATCTGACCCGTTCCTTCAAGTAAAAATATTACGTCTCCTTCGAATTTTGGGACGTAATGATATCGATGCATCCGAAGCAATGAACGATATACTTGCACAAGTTGCAACTAATACAGAAACTAGCAAAAATGTTGGAAACACTATATTATATGAAACTGTATTATCTATTATGGATATAAAATCTGAAAGTGGACTGAGAGTGTTAGCAGTGAATATATTAGgtcgatttttattaaataacgaTAAGAACATTCGATATGTTGCTTTGAATACGTTATTAAAAACAGTTTATGTAGATACAAGTGCAGTACAAAGACATCGCTCAACAATCCTG GAGTGTCTAAAAGATCCAGATGTATCGATTAGAAGACGAGCTATGGAGCTTAGTTTTGCACTTGTAAATTCAAACAATATTAGGAACATGATGAAAGAGTTATTACTTTTTTTGGAACGTGCTGATCCAGAATTTAAAGCGCAATGTAGTAGTAACATAGTAATGTCTGCCGAAAGATTTGCGCCAAATAAACGTTGGCATCTTGAAACGTTATTCAAAGTTCTTGTTGCT GCTGGTAATTATGTTCGAGATGATGTAGTAGCATGCACCATTCAGTTAATTTCAGAAACCCAATCACAGCAAAGCTATGCTGTCAGTGCATTGTGGAAAGCACTGGAAAAAGATACATCCGATAAGCAACCTTTGGCTCAAGTAGCAACATGGTGTATTGGTGAATATGGTGATTTATTACTGTATGGACCACCATCAGAAGATATAGATACTCCTGTCAAT ttAACAGAAGATGAAGTTATTGATGTTTATCAAAGGTTACTCTGGAGTCCACAAAATACAGTGGTCACGAAACAATATACATTATTATCTCTCACAAAACTTAGCACAAGATTTCAGAAGGGTAATGA aaaAATTCGTCAAATAATTGATACATTTGGAAGCAATTTACATATAGAATTGCAACAACGAGGTATCGAATTTTCACAGTTGTTCAGAAAATATGATCATTTACGACCTGCATTACTTGAAAGAATGCCTCCTATGGAAACTGCTAGACCACAAGCTAATGGAATTATTGGTATGGTAAATGGTGAACCAGAACCAGAAGAAGATAAATCTTCAGTTTTGGAAGCGAGTACTCCACCATCTGATTCA agTGCACTTCTAGATTTGCTGGGAACCACCGACTTAGGAATGTCATCTTCTGTATCAAATAAAAGTCCACCTTCTAATTCAACAAATACAGTAAACAATAATGATCTTTTGGATCTACTTGGTAGTTTGGATTTAAGTGCACCTACATCTACATCTACACTGCCACAGACACAAACGCCATTACAAATATTTAGTCCCACTAACACAACAAACTTTTTAGTGGATGGTTTGCTTAATTCATCATCAATTCAAAATG ATACACTTTCTATGATCGTATTGGATAAAGCAGGACTTAAAATAACCTTCAAATTGGAAAGACCGCCAGACATTgctgatttattaattattaatatgtcAGCACAAAATTCTGGAAGTGCTATATTGACAGATTTTCTGTTTCAAGCAGCAGTTCCTAAG acATTCCAACTACAAATGTTGTCACCATCAAGCACAGTCATTCCTCCTTCTGGACAAGTTACTCAAGTATTGAAAGTTACAAATATCAACAAA gTACCTCTAAGAATGAGATTACGTATATCTTACACTGGACCAACAGGACCAGTTTTGGAACAAACGGAAGTGAATAATTTTCCTTCCCTAACATTGCAGTGA